One region of Phragmites australis chromosome 18, lpPhrAust1.1, whole genome shotgun sequence genomic DNA includes:
- the LOC133899660 gene encoding cytochrome P450 99A2-like yields the protein MELSAATLLFLSVISLVILLSFLRPSSKKRRPPGPSCLPLVGSLHHLLTSQPQAALRDLAKKYGPVMYLRLGQVDAVVVSSPAVAQEVLRDKDLSFASRPNLLVSEIFLYGSRDVAFAPYGAYWRVLRKLCTVELLSARMVRQLAPVRDNETLSLVRNVSADGRGGEPVNLGRLLLSCSNTITAKAAFGQVCSGELQEQFLSALDVGLKISGGFCVGDLFPSLWFVDVVTGLRRRLWRAHRQMDAVCDKIIDHCEVQRGDDLVSVMLRIRDEGELEFPFSVTNMKAVIVDMFAAGTETTSSAAEWIMSELMRNPEVMAKAQAEVRRAFDNKSPQDHEGQMGKLSYTRMVIKEGMRLHPPVPLLVPHLCRETCDVGGFEVTEGTRVMVNAWAMARSPEYWPDAEKFMPERFEDGTVDYKGSQFKYLPFGSGRRMCPGDIFGLAVLELIVARLLYYFDWSLPAGMRPDELDMDMIVGATARRRNQLHLVASPNKVVPVQS from the exons ATGGAGCTAAGCGCAGccaccctcctcttcctctctgtcATCTCACTTGTGATTCTCCTGTCCTTCCTGAGACCAAGCTCCAAGAAGAGGCGGCCTCCTGGCCCATCGTGTCTCCCTTTGGTCGGAAGCCTCCATCACCTCCTCACGTCGCAGCCGCAGGCCGCCCTCCGGGACCTGGCCAAGAAGTACGGCCCGGTGATGTACCTCCGGCTGGGCCAGGTCGACGCCGTCGTGGTCTCCTCGCCGGCGGTGGCACAGGAGGTGCTCCGGGACAAGGACCTCTCCTTCGCATCGCGGCCAAACCTTCTAGTCTCGGAGATCTTTCTGTACGGGAGCCGTGACGTCGCCTTCGCGCCATACGGCGCGTATTGGCGGGTGCTGCGCAAGCTCTGCACGGTGGAGCTCCTCAGCGCGCGAATGGTGCGGCAGCTCGCGCCCGTCAGGGATAACGAGACCTTGTCCTTGGTCAGGAATGTCAGCGCCGACGGCCGAGGCGGCGAGCCGGTCAATCTCGGCAGGCTGCTCTTGTCCTGCTCGAACACGATCACCGCAAAGGCGGCGTTCGGCCAGGTGTGCAGTGGCGAGCTGCAGGAGCAGTTCCTGTCGGCACTCGATGTGGGGCTGAAGATTAGTGGGGGGTTCTGCGTCGGGGACCTCTTCCCGTCGCTGTGGTTCGTCGACGTCGTCACTGGGCTGAGACGCCGGCTGTGGAGGGCGCACCGGCAGATGGACGCCGTTTGTGACAAGATCATCGATCATTGCGAGGTGCAGCGAGGTGATGACCTTGTGAGCGTCATGCTTAGGATCAGGGACGAGGGAGAGCTTGAATTCCCATTCAGCGTGACAAACATGAAGGCAGTCATAGTG GATATGTTCGCAGCAGGGACGGAGACGACGTCGTCGGCCGCCGAGTGGATCATGTCGGAGCTTATGAGGAACCCGGAGGTGATGGCCAAGGCACAGGCCGAGGTGCGACGAGCATTCGACAACAAGAGCCCACAAGACCATGAGGGCCAGATGGGCAAGCTATCCTACACAAGGATGGTGATCAAGGAGGGCATGAGGCTGCACCCGCCGGTGCCGCTGTTGGTCCCCCATCTCTGCCGGGAGACCTGCGACGTCGGCGGTTTCGAGGTCACAGAGGGCACCAGGGTCATGGTCAATGCATGGGCGATGGCAAGGAGCCCTGAGTACTGGCCCGATGCGGAGAAGTTCATGCCGGAGAGGTTCGAGGATGGTACTGTGGACTACAAAGGCTCGCAGTTCAAGTACCTGCCATTCGGGAGCGGGCGGAGGATGTGCCCTGGTGATATCTTTGGACTGGCTGTGCTAGAGCTCATCGTCGCACGCCTTCTCTACTACTTTGACTGGAGCCTTCCGGCCGGAATGCGGCCGGATGAGCTTGACATGGACATGATCGTTGGCGCAACGGCGAGGAGAAGGAACCAGCTGCACTTAGTGGCGTCGCCAAATAAGGTGGTCCCCGTGCAAAGCTGA